Part of the Oncorhynchus mykiss isolate Arlee chromosome 23, USDA_OmykA_1.1, whole genome shotgun sequence genome is shown below.
TTGCCCTTACGGACAAGGCCCCGGCCTCAGCTCTCGAGCCTCTACCAGACCTCGACGAGCGGGAGGGCTGAGAGGGGTCCGACAGAGAGGTGCTCCTGGAGGTGCTGTCTTCCTCGGACTGTTCTCCCTGTGTCTTTTTCTCGTCGTCTGATAGGCGGTTGGCCAGCTTTAGCGTCTCCCCGCTAATGCCCTTAAAGTACTCGATGGTGCGTTTACAAACCTCGCTGGCGTTCTCCCTACTCGTCTCACCTGACGAGCTAACCTGAGACCTGTCTTTGATGGGCAACCTGGAGGGAAACTGTATAGCTACTCTTTCCCTGCTAGACTGAGTTGTTACCTGCACTGATATTGGGGAGCTGGGTGTGCTGCTCTTTTTAATATCTTTGATTGGGATTCTAGACCTGGGCTCTACTTTGGCAATGACAGGCTCtgctcttctcctcacctcaGCCTTGACAACCTGTTTGGGTTTTTGCTTCCCTATTGCTGTGCCTTGTGTATGGAACGACCACCCTGGCGCTTTGACAGGCAGCCTCGACTTTTGCTGCTTCGCCTCAGCTTCCTTGATGGCTTCACTTTGTCTTTGTTCAGCCTGAACACTGTTTTCTTCTACTTCTAGAGAGTCTCTACAGAACAAAGCTTCAATCCTACTGGCTTTCTGAAGGGTGGGTTCAGAAGACGACTGCAAATTAAACACCACACTGCCACATTGTATATAGTTAGCCTGGACGCTAGAGGACTCaaggttattgttgttattgcagTTCTCTGCAGGGTAATCTCTTCTTTCTGACAGCTTTGGGTCTCTGTATCCGCTAAACTGACTCCCCAGTGACTGGTTTTCCAAGCTAATGTATTCTGGCATCTGACTTTCTGACATCTCTGCCTTATAATCTGTGTGATCCCCCGAGTCTTTTTTCACTGTAATGGCTATTCCCATCTTAATGGGGGTGCGTAATTTGGGGTCAACTTTAGAGGCCGTAATCGTGAATGAGGACGTGGTCTCGGCTACTGTGTCACCAGAAGGCGCATCGGTACAGCCAGTGTCAGTGCCAGTCTGTGCAGGGCTGCACTTTGCTGATGTGCTGCTTTCTGTGGCAGTCTCTAACTtcaccccctcacccctctcccctgtTTTTGACTGAGAGGTAACTACCCCTGGACTCTTGCCCCCTCTCCCCTTGTCCCCTGATTTCCCATCAGAGGAATGCTCACCAATCTGGAAAAATTGAAGTCTCTCTTCAACAAAGTCCCGCTTGCTCATGTCAATTGCACCACTGCGCGTCATCTCAAACATCTTCCCCTCATGGAAGGGGAAAGGGTTAGGCTCGCTAGTCGGTGTGCTTTCATCAGTCGGGGTTCTAGCAGGGGTAGTGTCTGGAGTGGTGGCTTGCGATTTGTCCTCCACAGACAAACCAAAAGGCTTGGGATCTTCTTCTCTCGCTTTGGCATCAAaaactccttctccttctccccctttgCTTGACCAGGGGTCAAAGTCTAAGCCTTTCGTGGCGACTGTTTTGAAGGTAGAGTTTAACTCCTCTTCGAGTTGACAACGGAAATAGTTATCTGCAAAGTCTTGTCTATCACCCTGTCTATCTGGATGTCTTCCCTCAAGAGTGTAGTCTTTTTCATCTCCGGTGTTTTGGTCTGAGTTTGCTTTCCCATTATCCCCTCCATCCTCACTTGGCGTTTTCTCCTCCTCTATGACTTCAAGCTTTGATTGACTAAAGGAACGATCACATGTCTTGCCGTCATTGGACAGGCTTGATGTTTTAGGGTCTTGTTCACTCAATCCATCATCCTCATCTTGAAGGTCATAGCCATCGAGAGAGTCTATTTCAGTGGCATCTGTGTCATGAGAGAACTCAGCAGTTGTGGCTATGGAGCAGTCTGTGATTGACTGGTCGTTGCCATTTTTCTCTAAGTCTACATCCTCTTCTTTTTCAACGCCATTCGTGCCTGACTCCTTGTTGTTTCCGTTCCTCTCAGGCTTTTGGGGTTTTAAAagcttctctccttcctccttctccttcatCTTGAAGGTGTACTTTTTGTTGGGAATGGGATGGAAGACAGACTCATCGTCGCTAGAGTCACTGTCGTCTGCTCCAGGTGGAACTGGAGAGGGAGGTTGAACCCTGATGATGGGCTCTGCAAGGAGGTGCCGATCATGCTCCTCTTGGAGGTTCACCTCCATCATCTCTGTCTCAGCCTCTGAGGAGGCACAAGATCCCCTCTTATCAGGGTCAGAATGCTCTGCCTCTAAAGGCGGAGGGGGGGGAAACTCAATGTAAGCGACTCTTTTCTCTTTGTGTCGTTTCAGTGTTTCCTGATTTCGGTTGGAGGGTTCTGATGAGGCAGGCTTGGTTTTCTTTGGCAGAGACTCCTTGTAGACGAAGGTCTTTCCTTCGTCTTCTTCAGACTCCTCTGCTATTGGAATGGGCATTCCGGGCATGTATCCAATTACGGAATCTGGCGTTCTGGAGGCAAGGCTCACCTCCTCAGAACTTGGTGTCTCAGGAGTAACAGGACTTTTGCCAGAGCTGTCCATGAGAGTAACTTGCTCTAGAGTGTCATCCTCTGGGCTGCCTTGAGGAGATGGGGTCTGTTTTTGTTTAATGGTGTAACGCGCTCCCCGTGTCTCATGCACTGTTCGGCTCTCGTGACTCACTATCTTTTTGTATGTTCCCAGCTGCTCAGCTGTTTCTTTTTCGTATTTCTTGCCCACTTGGATGCTAACATAAACTGGCAAAGGTTTGATGTCTTTGAAACCCTCAATAACAATGTTTTCCAAGTACCCTACTTGATCGCTATCTATACCATTACACACTACAGTTGACTGACTACTATCAAAAGAATCAGATGATGTTTCTACTGATGAGCAGTTTGTGGATTTTCTGGATTCAGAGCCGCTGTGTAACCTATTTCTAGCTAAAGTAGGTATTTGTAACCCTGGCCTTTCACACAGTTTAACAGAGGTATCAAATTTTAATGAAGTGGATTGATGATTTTCTGAGAAACTAGATGGCATTCTAACAGGAATTTGCGATTCCGAGTTTTTTTTTAGACCACCGGTACTATTTGGGTTTTCTCGGACCACAAGCTCTGTGTAAATTATTTTCTTGGTTGTCTCATCTTTTTTGGCTATTCCATCTCTAAAACCCTGCTGTTCTCTTTGTGAATTGTGGTCTTTGTGAATTGACACTTGGGGTTGATAGTTTCCATTTCCATGACATTCCCAAGTTTTGAAGGACTTTTTTTCTTCCTGTTCATTTCCGTTTGTGCCGTGTTTAGGAGATGAGTAAATATACCTATTAGCACTGGGGCTTGGTCCACTAGATCCTCTTACCTCACTTTCTAGAACCTTCCTTGTACATCCTGGACTGTCTGGTGATTTGGGGATATTTGAGCCTGCAAAAACTTGATACACAGGCAGCTTACTTTCCAGGAGTTTTCTTACTGGGGGATTTGACGTGTGTCCCCATTGTGGACCCGTATCTTGCTTTTGAGCCTCTTGTTCAAAATGTAGCCTAACAGCGCTGACTTTGGAGGATGACATTTGAAAAGGTTTAGAGGCATCACCCACATTTCCCTGTGAGATGCCATCCCCTGGTTTTCTATTGTCATCCTTATATTGTAGCAGCACTCTCCTCTCTGGGCTGCTTGGTAAACTAGCACATTTTCTATCATTGGAGCCAAACCTGTCTCTGAAACGGTCTCTACATTCTTCACCACTGCCCCCATTCCTGTATGCTGATCTTTCAGGACTGCTGTGCGTAGAGCTAGGCCCTGATCGTGTTTCCCTAAAGTCGGACCTACGGGACTTCTTCTCAGGGGAAGAAAGCTCATCGTTCAGTTTCTCTGTCTTATCACGAAAAAACTGAGAGACTTCGCTAAGCTTTTCCTCTGCTTCCTTAACAGTTCTGTCTACTCTGTCTTCATATATCAGCTTTTCTCTATTCTTGCTCTGTCTGTCATCAGTGACACGCATCCAAACAGAGTGCTTTGGGCTGCCAGGTTCTGAGGAATACTGCAACAGTGTTAGTTTGTCAAAGTTATCGTCTACATTGGCAATTTGACCTGATTTGTCTGTGTTTGATGACTTCAAAATATATTCTTGCCTTGATCCACTAGACCTTCCCTGACTATAACAACTCCTATCTGGGGATTGAAAACGAGACCTGTCCCTTAAATACTCCTCAGTGTCAGAGTGAGACGAGTCTGGTTTCTCAGAGAGAAGCATTTTGTCGGCAAAGTTGTAAGACTCTCCTCTTAGTTCTGATGATTCATCATCATTATATTCCACAGAGTGCTGGCTGAGTAGCTTTAGGGTTTTGTACGAGTCGTCTGCCATGAGCTGTTCAGAGCTTGGATGACTATCATCTTCCTGTGTCATGGGCGTGTTTACTCTGGAAGACTCTAGGTAACAGGGGAGCGATTCTTCaggctcctcctctccctgtcgtGACATTCCACTGTTCCCTTGGTAGAAGTACATCTCCTTCTCTGGGCGATTTTTTGTCTCCCGGATGATGACCTCAGTTGGTTCAGTTTTGTTGCCCTTTTCAATGTGAACTTCAATTATTCTTTCAACTTTGGGTTTTGAGCTGATATCTTCAAGAACTCTCTGTGATGTGTCATCGTTGCCGGCCTTGTGCTCAAACAGTCCAGCAAGTTCTCTGGAGGGATCCCTGCCGGACTGGAAAGCTTTCATGATATCATGCACTGACATTGATTCTTCAATCCTCTCTGATGTATTCTCTTtactctggggtttgtggtacacCATTCGGGTGGTAGTTGTGATGTGGGTCTCTTCCTTAACTCGCATGCCCTTGCCCATCGAGTCATCGTCCGGGCTGATTTTCATCTGAAATGATTTTGTTTGGTCCACATTGGATGCATTCAGCCCTTTGGGCTCAGCATCAATGTATCTAACCTCCCTTGTATCCTCCGTCATTGGTTGCTTGTTATCTTCAGGAGACTCATAGCTCCTAATAACATGAACAACCTCAGTCCTTGTCTCCGTGATTACTGGTGGAATATCCTGGAAAAGCGTCTTGGGTCCCATGCCTTCTGCACTCTGTGGGGCAGATGGCGTCCTTTCACTCCTTGTCTCAAAGCCACTGTCTGAGAGGGGACTCTTGTCCTGGTCATGTGCGATGTCATCTGGAGATTCTAACATGGCATCAGGCCCAAATAGCACATCTGCTAGTTTACAGAGCTCCTTTTCTGAGGCAGAGGACCGCATGTTTGCGGGTGGCATTTTCAGCTTGTGCTCAGGTTTAAGCATACgtttctgtttctcctctccttctcgtCTAACCTCATCAGATCTATGCTTTACATCTGCAATTTTTGAGATAGAGCTACTGCCAATGTCATTTGTCAAGTAGTCTACTACCTTCGATAGATTGAAATCTCTGTCTGGTATAGTCTTAGTTTTGATTTGAGGGACCACTGTCTCATATCTTGGTGGATAACTCCAGTTGCTTTGCTGGGGATCCACTGGCACTTGTTTAGAGAACTGTACCTCGTCTGTTGTATTTGTTTTAAAAGCTGTCTTGTTAATCTTTGCCGTATCCTTGGTTAGGATCTCACTAACTTTGACCAGGTCCTGTTTCACTTTCTCTACAATTCTGTAAGGCTCCTCGTCCTCCATTCTAGCCTCTTTGGGGAAGTCAGACTGGAAACCTTTGGAGGCTGAACTTGGTTCTGTTTGCAAGATGTTAGACATCCGTATCAAGTCCTCTTTCATTTCTGCCACGTCCTTCAGTATCTCTTGGCTGGAGGACAGCGGGGATGAGGTGGTGGATTTTAGGGCAGCCGGGGACATGAATAAGGGGGATTTGACAGGTGACAGAGTTCTGGCAAAGGAAGACTGGGCTTGAGAGTTTGTCTCAGCAGGCATAGTTTTTCGAGGGGACAAGAGGGCAGCAGCTGACTTTGACACCTCAGGGAGCTTTTTAAATTGGGGTTCTGGCAAAACATTTATAATTGAATACACTGGGACAGTCATTGGGCTTGGTGGGTTTAGTGGGGACCGTAAAGAGGCATATAGGGAACTAGAGGCTGAGGATCTTATGGACTGGTAAGAGGATGACGCTGAGGAGGACATGGACTTGAGAGTGCCATATCCAGAGGCAGAGCAGGAATTGAACGTTTTTTCAACCTCGTCAAAGGCTGCATTTACGCTTGTTGTTGCTGCATTGGTGGTTGCCTGTATCCTCCCCTGTAAGCTGCTGGAGAGTAGGGATGTGGGGGAGGAGGAGCGGTACTTTGTAGGGGATACTGTTCCATTGATCAGAGCTGCAGCACTAGGAGGAGTGTTGGATTTAATTGGTgatgagagggaggaaaagagactCCTTGAGGGGCTTGAGGGGTCTGCACTGGACCGGACAGAGGAGAGGCCAGGAACAGTTTTTATAGGAGAGGACGATGTTGTTGTGCCAGTGCCCACAATGACACCCTTGAATGGAAGAGTTGAACTGTACATGTTCAGTGAGGATTTAGGGGAAGCAGGTGGCGTCATAGTGATTGATGACCTTTCTAGCAGACACCCTCCACCAGTGGTGATAGGAGAGGTTCTAGTAGACAATGCTGCCAGTCCCTTGATGGAAACATGGTCTGGAATGCTTCTGACTGGCGATGACTGGAGACTGGGGGTAACCTGAACTGGGTACTGGGCCTGCTGAACTACAGTCTTTATTGGGGATGAAATGGTCCTGTACGACCTGATGGGGGAAGCTATGTCGCTGACTGACTTGATGGAATGGGCCGGTGAGCCGCCTATGTTGGACTTGATGGGGGACGCTGAGGTGATGGACCACACAGACTTCAGTGGAGAGGCAGTGGGCGTGTTGGACGATGAACTGGAGTGGGAACCGAATCCAGACTTGGCTTGGCCAGGGACGGAGACAGGAACAGCCGACCACGCCTGATAAGATCTCGTTGAAAAGACAGGTTTGTGAGTGTAGCCAGTAGGCTGTGTTCTCGGCGAGCTCCGATCAGTTGTTTCTTGAATAACCAAACCAAAGATTTAACATAAATTCAACGGaaaataattgaaataataaaaacagagaaaccagagagagaaagTTGGAGTCAGTAAGGCCAATATTAATCAAAGCAGTAAGAATAATATAATTTATAAAACGTCAATTACTATCTAAACAAAGATATGGTGAAAAGTGATTGTTTAAGGTCAATGATCTGTCACAAAATAGAACAGATGCAAGATAACACACAATGAAGCATACGTGGCAACAAAATGcttgacataacagtgaagaagaAACCATttcaaacataccaagacaacaacacaaccattCTATTAACCATTGATGTGCTTTGTCTGTTTGCCGTTTTGCTGCAGTGCCTTTTATATGTTTGGTGCACACCATGGTCATATGTTTCCAATGCCAAAAATGACCCCACAATCCTTTTAGTATATTATTAGTGCAATAATTGTCTCAAGGGTTCACTTATTGATTGGTTCACAAGAAATGAATGCCCTGAACAATCACTAAGCCAATAAAAGTGAGGTGTTCTTCAAAAGAATGAAAACGCTACAAGATAATAATTATATTTGACATTTGGATGTTGCAATGCCAGTAGTTTTCACAAAAATGTTATGATACAAAAacaaggaaaatatatttcacaaaaTGGAGAGGGTCTGCAaagtatactaaacaaaaatataaatgcaacatgaaacaatttcaaagattttactgagttacagtttacataagaaaatcagtcaattgaaataaataaattaggccctaatctatggattttacatgacggGGCAGGGTTTCGTTCATGGGTGGGCCTTGGCGGGCATAGGCCCACATACTTGGCAGCCAGACCCACCCACTAGGGAGCCAAGCCCAGCAAATCAGAATTCATTTTtcaccacaaaagggctttattacagacaaaaatactccTCAGTACAACCCCCCACCGCCCCTCAGACGATCACACTATTtgagaagccagatgtggaggtcctgggctggcgtggttacacgtggtctgcggttgtgaggccggacggacacactgccaaattctctaaaacgacgttggaggcagcttatagtaaagaaatgaacattaaattctctggcaacagctctggtggacattcctgcagtcagcatgccaattacacgctccctcaaaacttgagacatctgtagcattgtgttgtgtgacaaaactgcacattttaaagtggccttttattgttcccagcacaaggtgcacctatgtaatgatcgtgccgtttaatcagcttcttgatatgccacacctgtcaggtggatggattatcttggcaaaggagaaatgctcactaacagggacgtaaacaaacttgtgcacaacatttgagagaaataagcttttgtgcgtatggaacatttcagggattttttttaaatatttcagctcatgaaacatgagaccaacactttacatgttgcatttatatattttttcagtgcATAAGACACCAAGCAAGGGTTGTCCGGGATGGATATGAATCATGACGTGTATGATGACAGTATGGAAAGTGCTCATAATTCTACACTATTGATATATGAATATATCATAAAGGTAATATCGTACACTGCATATGAAGTTGAATAACGTTATTGATATTTTGTATGAACTGAGGATTTATGAAAGTGAAGATGTTAAACTCACTCGCTGCAGGGTCGGTCAGATAGCTGTAGCGCTTACGCAAAGCTAAGGAGGCAAAGGTATGACGTCGGTCTGGTTTTTCagtctgcaacaacaaaaacaacaaaatatctTTTAACATAAAATAAAGATTGGATTTAAATGCCAAAAATGTATATTCCCTTTTTTGACATTACGGACAGAATTTCTCCCATTTTGTGATTTTGAAATCAAATCGAAATGATGCATTTTGCAGTGTGGGAGTCCATGTTGTTGAGGTAGTAGGCACTGCAAGCGATTGACTAAGAGATCCATGCTTTCCTCCGATTGGACAGATTGAGAGTGACCTTGGTGGCGCGATTTCAAGTGCATTAATCAATCTCATTTTGAAGAAACAC
Proteins encoded:
- the LOC110502535 gene encoding ankyrin-3 isoform X12, whose protein sequence is MAHAASALKKNRDVDVNAIEDEKEKKRRIKKLASREQKRKSDSNASYLRAARAGNLEKALDYLKSGVEINICNQNGLNALHLASKEGHVEVVAELLKLEANVDAATKKGNTALHIASLAGQTEVVKELVTNGANVNAQSQNGFTPLYMAAQENHLEVVRFLLGHNSSQSMATEDGFTPLAVALQQGHDQVVSLLLENDTKGKVRLPALHIAARKDDTKAAALLLQNDHNADVESKMMVNRTTESGFTPLHIAAHYGNINVATLLLNRGAAVDFMARNDITPLHVASKRGNSNMVKLLLDRGSKIDGKTKDGLTPLHCGARSGHEQVVEILLDRGAPILSKTKNGLSPLHMATQGDHINCVQLLLQNDVPVDDVTNDYLTALHVAAHCGHYKVAKLIVDKKANPNAKALNGFTPLHIACKKNRVKVMELLLKHGASIQAVTESGLTPIHVAAFMGHDNIVNSLTHHGASPNTTNVRGETALHMAARAGQADVVRYLLQNGANVETKAKDDQTALHISSRLGKADIVQQLLQRGASANAATTSGYTPLHLAAREGHEDVAAMLLDQGASLSASTKKGFSPLHVAAKYGKMEVASLLLQKRAAPDAAGKSGLTPLHVAAHYDNQRVALLLLDQGASPHASAKNGYTPLHIAAKKNQMDIGTTLLEYGADTNAVTRQGISPVHLAAQEGSVDLVSLLLSKNANVNMGNKSGLTPLHLAAQEDKVNVAEVLLNQGADIDPETKMGYTPLHVACHYGNIKMANFLIQNQARVDGKTKNGYTPLHQAAQQGHTHIINLLLQHGASANQLTVNGNTALSIARRLGYISVVDTLMPLTDENLTSVTTTEKHKMNVPETMNEFLDMSEDEVKANVPEILNEDCISDVDEGEDAMTGDTDKYLRPQDLKELGDDSLPQEGYMGFSIGVRSASPRISSDRSNTLNRSSYARDSMTIEEILAPTKDTHLAVTRDYDAECLRRYSWTPDTMDHSNTVSSPIHSGFLVSFMVDARGGSMRGSRSNGMRIIIPPRKCTAPTRITCRLAKRHKLAYPPPMVEGEGLVSRLVEVGPAGAQFLGPVIVEIPHFGSMRGKERELIVLRSDNGDTWKEHQYDCHPSDITDILNGMDEELDSNAELEKKRICRIITRDFPQYFAVVSRIKQESNHMGPEGGTLTSQTVPMVQASFPQGALTKKIRVGLQAQPVPDDMVRNLLGNRATFSPIVTVEPRRRKFHKPITMTIPVPPRSAEGHPSGHRGDSTPCLRLLCSITGGTSPAQWEDITGTTPLSFVTDCVSFTTNVSARFWLTDCHQTPETVSLASQLYRELICVPYLAKFVVFAKMNDPVESRLRCFCMTDDKVDKTLEQQENFEEVARSKDIEVLEGKPIHVDCYGNLSPLTKSGQQLIFNFFSFKENRLPFNVKVRDMGQEPCGRLSFLREPKTTKGLPQTAVCNLNITLPTHKKDMMESDPDDETEKPDRRHTFASLALRKRYSYLTDPAAKTTDRSSPRTQPTGYTHKPVFSTRSYQAWSAVPVSVPGQAKSGFGSHSSSSSNTPTASPLKSVWSITSASPIKSNIGGSPAHSIKSVSDIASPIRSYRTISSPIKTVVQQAQYPVQVTPSLQSSPVRSIPDHVSIKGLAALSTRTSPITTGGGCLLERSSITMTPPASPKSSLNMYSSTLPFKGVIVGTGTTTSSSPIKTVPGLSSVRSSADPSSPSRSLFSSLSSPIKSNTPPSAAALINGTVSPTKYRSSSPTSLLSSSLQGRIQATTNAATTSVNAAFDEVEKTFNSCSASGYGTLKSMSSSASSSYQSIRSSASSSLYASLRSPLNPPSPMTVPVYSIINVLPEPQFKKLPEVSKSAAALLSPRKTMPAETNSQAQSSFARTLSPVKSPLFMSPAALKSTTSSPLSSSQEILKDVAEMKEDLIRMSNILQTEPSSASKGFQSDFPKEARMEDEEPYRIVEKVKQDLVKVSEILTKDTAKINKTAFKTNTTDEVQFSKQVPVDPQQSNWSYPPRYETVVPQIKTKTIPDRDFNLSKVVDYLTNDIGSSSISKIADVKHRSDEVRREGEEKQKRMLKPEHKLKMPPANMRSSASEKELCKLADVLFGPDAMLESPDDIAHDQDKSPLSDSGFETRSERTPSAPQSAEGMGPKTLFQDIPPVITETRTEVVHVIRSYESPEDNKQPMTEDTREVRYIDAEPKGLNASNVDQTKSFQMKISPDDDSMGKGMRVKEETHITTTTRMVYHKPQSKENTSERIEESMSVHDIMKAFQSGRDPSRELAGLFEHKAGNDDTSQRVLEDISSKPKVERIIEVHIEKGNKTEPTEVIIRETKNRPEKEMYFYQGNSGMSRQGEEEPEESLPCYLESSRVNTPMTQEDDSHPSSEQLMADDSYKTLKLLSQHSVEYNDDESSELRGESYNFADKMLLSEKPDSSHSDTEEYLRDRSRFQSPDRSCYSQGRSSGSRQEYILKSSNTDKSGQIANVDDNFDKLTLLQYSSEPGSPKHSVWMRVTDDRQSKNREKLIYEDRVDRTVKEAEEKLSEVSQFFRDKTEKLNDELSSPEKKSRRSDFRETRSGPSSTHSSPERSAYRNGGSGEECRDRFRDRFGSNDRKCASLPSSPERRVLLQYKDDNRKPGDGISQGNVGDASKPFQMSSSKVSAVRLHFEQEAQKQDTGPQWGHTSNPPVRKLLESKLPVYQVFAGSNIPKSPDSPGCTRKVLESEVRGSSGPSPSANRYIYSSPKHGTNGNEQEEKKSFKTWECHGNGNYQPQVSIHKDHNSQREQQGFRDGIAKKDETTKKIIYTELVVRENPNSTGGLKKNSESQIPVRMPSSFSENHQSTSLKFDTSVKLCERPGLQIPTLARNRLHSGSESRKSTNCSSVETSSDSFDSSQSTVVCNGIDSDQVGYLENIVIEGFKDIKPLPVYVSIQVGKKYEKETAEQLGTYKKIVSHESRTVHETRGARYTIKQKQTPSPQGSPEDDTLEQVTLMDSSGKSPVTPETPSSEEVSLASRTPDSVIGYMPGMPIPIAEESEEDEGKTFVYKESLPKKTKPASSEPSNRNQETLKRHKEKRVAYIEFPPPPPLEAEHSDPDKRGSCASSEAETEMMEVNLQEEHDRHLLAEPIIRVQPPSPVPPGADDSDSSDDESVFHPIPNKKYTFKMKEKEEGEKLLKPQKPERNGNNKESGTNGVEKEEDVDLEKNGNDQSITDCSIATTAEFSHDTDATEIDSLDGYDLQDEDDGLSEQDPKTSSLSNDGKTCDRSFSQSKLEVIEEEKTPSEDGGDNGKANSDQNTGDEKDYTLEGRHPDRQGDRQDFADNYFRCQLEEELNSTFKTVATKGLDFDPWSSKGGEGEGVFDAKAREEDPKPFGLSVEDKSQATTPDTTPARTPTDESTPTSEPNPFPFHEGKMFEMTRSGAIDMSKRDFVEERLQFFQIGEHSSDGKSGDKGRGGKSPGVVTSQSKTGERGEGVKLETATESSTSAKCSPAQTGTDTGCTDAPSGDTVAETTSSFTITASKVDPKLRTPIKMGIAITVKKDSGDHTDYKAEMSESQMPEYISLENQSLGSQFSGYRDPKLSERRDYPAENCNNNNNLESSSVQANYIQCGSVVFNLQSSSEPTLQKASRIEALFCRDSLEVEENSVQAEQRQSEAIKEAEAKQQKSRLPVKAPGWSFHTQGTAIGKQKPKQVVKAEVRRRAEPVIAKVEPRSRIPIKDIKKSSTPSSPISVQVTTQSSRERVAIQFPSRLPIKDRSQVSSSGETSRENASEVCKRTIEYFKGISGETLKLANRLSDDEKKTQGEQSEEDSTSRSTSLSDPSQPSRSSRSGRGSRAEAGALSVRAKVDRASGSERSRRSRRTGGKEGSQVAGPRAPPVAEIKPSPQSPCERTDLRMAIVADHLGLSWTELAREMNFSVDEINHIRVENPNSLTAQSFMLLKKWVSRDGKNATTDALTGVLTKVNRMDIVTLLEGPIFDYGNISGTRSFADDNAVYLDQADDYHCILAQLQSPAQLHSDPSFTELYSEPPTLTIDPEPSPVQLKPDPPIFILTQSESWADHMEPDSSTRSPSRPYELSLYIPTLDFDPTATTNTGMAEGDQVLIVEEEKKEVDISLQQMSFASPEQCEVEKEVKKQVSFFSSSLSSPSSPWQAQQDSRQAGAEEVVKGDGEEVVEAGEMVENGDKVVEEGDNKMVLEGGKERENGAEVAEEGAKVVKEGDNKMVLEGGKEPENGAEALGEQGVSGSTEEKDGDENEMTEDKLKSLLEDIHLEEGSEEEEGEEMTEAKVQEILSQVKQAEKDMCSLPGWHSETFSVNVEPPTPGRSVSSDLLDRQENSQENSSDSATSSSRGEPGRSRHNGDHTELPPHDGSLPLSQDSANRRAGHGKEEGVLVSEKKVQQRFSESGTDEEQTVTTRVFRRRVILKGEQAKNIPGESVTEEQFTDEDGNIITRKVIRKVIRRVSMPDDQGGDRGRWDRGDLWPCPFSLEEELEQGDGAKSRRKEERLGEKKLHS